In Arachis hypogaea cultivar Tifrunner chromosome 17, arahy.Tifrunner.gnm2.J5K5, whole genome shotgun sequence, a single window of DNA contains:
- the LOC112763739 gene encoding uncharacterized protein has product MQRSGSGWFETLLNSHMNVSSNGEIFSVVKRRENVSSILLTLDKVYNLDWFTSASKNECSAAVGFKWMLNQGLTRHHEEIVEYFERRNVSVIFLFRRNLLRRMVSVLANIYDKEVKLLNGTHKSHVHSTTEANILAQYRPRLNVTLMISELKLTEETTQKALVYFKNIRHIVLYYEDLLNNRTKIMDVQEFLRVPYRDLQSHQVRIHTAPLSMQIENWEEVQKALNGTPYQKFLYSD; this is encoded by the exons ATGCAAAGATCTGGGAGCGGTTGGTTTGAGACACTTTTGAACAGTCATATGAATGTTAGCTCCAATGGAGAAATATTTTCGGTTGTTAAAAGAAGGGAGAATGTCTCTTCAATTTTGCTGACATTGGATAAAGTGTATAATCTTGACTGGTTCACAAGTGCTTCAAAGAATGAATGCTCTGCCGCTGTTGGCTTCAAATGGATGCTTAATCAG GGGTTGACAAGGCATCATGAAGAAATAGTAGAATATTTTGAAAGAAGAAATGTATCCGTAATATTTCTATTCAGAAGAAATTTGCTTCGCAGAATGGTATCTGTGTTGGCAAATATTTATGACAAGGAGGTCAAGTTACTGAACGGAACACACAAGTCTCACGTGCATTCCACTACAGAG GCGAATATTCTTGCACAGTATAGGCCACGACTCAATGTTACGCTAATGATATCAGAGCTAAAGCTAACTGAGGAGACAACTCAAAAGGCCTTGGTATACTTCAAGAACATTCGCCACATTGTTCTCTACTATGAGGATCTTCTCAACAATCGAACT AAAATCATGGATGTTCAAGAATTTTTAAGGGTGCCGTACAGAGATCTACAGAGCCATCAAGTGAGGATACACACTGCTCCACTATCAATGCAGATTGAAAACTGGGAAGAAGTGCAAAAAGCACTGAATGGAACGCCGTATCAGAAATTTCTATATTCAGACTAA
- the LOC112763740 gene encoding uncharacterized protein — translation MDVAVFSMKGKEERILKIQILLDITKPLRRKMRISGSNNKIIDLQLKYKRIGNFCYCCGCIGHEIRAYSENLANIAQGGEEEAEWGAWLRVDQFGRRVEDQKENNNPNQPNAAQGDIHKQKKSIPVNLIREFASLSVQDQNSQIKQDDQEILEGGSETLVIIGDFNAIKNQEEKEGERQKSSTSIQQFRDFINEGRLVDIGYEGDKYTWSNRQFGENHIKERLDRALVTNEWKGEFPATTLAHLSDSGSDHKAILLNTGGEERRQHSESNSRKKIQILKNQIESEMQKGVQADGNAIRILETELEDALEEEERYWREKSRMQWLNWDDRNTKFFHSKFQTRNRKNRIKELEDEEGNMAKEPAEIAEVAQKYFEKLFTTSCLRDPTAKLDEIRQKINAATNRMLCRPVTEAEIKAAVFSINPFSALEDDGFTAKFFQFFWSTIKGDVTAAVRSFFLRR, via the exons ATGGATGTTGCTGTATTCTCTATGAAGGGGAAGGAGGAGaggattttaaaaattcaaatcctCCTAGACATCACAAAGCCATTGAGGAGGAAGATGAGAATCTCAGGAAGCAACAACAAAATTATTGATCTTCAACTCAAGTATAAGAGGATTGGtaatttttgttattgttgtGGGTGCATCGGGCATGAGATCAGGGCGTATTCAGAAAACCTAGCAAATATAGCgcaaggaggagaagaagaagcggAATGGGGAGCATGGCTAAGGGTAGATCAATTCGGTAGGAGAGTGgaggatcaaaaagaaaataacaatccAAATCAACCCAATGCTGCACAGGGAGACATACATAAACAGAAAAAATCAATCCCAGTTAACCTGATAAGAGAATTTGCAAGTCTCTCCGTTCAGGACCAGAACTCACAAATCAAACAAGATGATCAAGAG ATATTGGAAGGAGGGAGTGAAACGCTAGTAATAATAGGAGACTTCAATGCAATTAAAAATCAAGAGGAAAAGGAGGGAGAAAGACAAAAATCCAGCACTTCAATACAACAGTTTAGGGATTTCATCAATGAGGGAAGGCTAGTCGACATTGGTTATGAGGGAGATAAATACACTTGGAGCAATCGTCAATTTGGAGAGAATCATATAAAGGAAAGATTGGATAGAGCTCTTGTTACAAATGAGTGGAAAGGTGAATTTCCAGCAACCACTCTTGCACACTTATCCGATTCCGGTTCAGACCATAAGGCCATTCTTCTCAACACGGGTGGTGAAGAAAGGAGG CAGCACTCTGAATCTAATTCAAGGAAGAAAATTCAGATTCTTAAGAATCAGATAGAATCTGAAATGCAGAAAGGAGTTCAGGCAGATGGAAATGCTATCCGAATCTTAGAAACTGAACTAGAGGACGCATTGGAGGAAGAAGAGCGGTATTGGAGGGAGAAGTCTAGGATGCAATGGCTCAACTGGGACGAtagaaatactaaattttttcatTCCAAATTTCAAACGAGGAATcggaaaaatagaataaaggagTTGGAGGACGAAGAGGGGAATATGGCAAAGGAACCAGCAGAAATAGCGGAAGTTGCACAGAAATACTTTGAAAAGCTATTCACAACAAGCTGTCTTAGAGATCCGACTGCAAAATTGGATGAAATCCGCCAAAAAATAAATGCAGCCACTAATAGAATGCTGTGTAGGCCAGTGACTGAAGCGGAAATTAAAGCAGCAGTCTTCTCCATCAACCCTTTTTCGGCTCTGGAAGATGATGGATTcacagcaaaattttttcaattcttttggAGTACAATAAAGGGAGATGTGACAGCAGCTGTTAGAAGCTTTTTTCTACGGAGGTAA